A portion of the Cellulophaga algicola DSM 14237 genome contains these proteins:
- a CDS encoding SDR family NAD(P)-dependent oxidoreductase, protein MNIFIAGGTSGIGYSLAEYYLSKGYRVGVCGRDLNKISKSNSHDLIRYEADVCVKSSVEKAVLTFLDKNENLDIFINCAGSYAEDVAGEISYEEATQMLKTNILGTINCFEIARELMVHQKLGRIAVIASVSGILDYENSSLYTKTKRAIIQISDAYHRALKPFGISVTTVAPGYIDTLKLRALNNNDLSKKPFLVPLDVATKKIMEAIDAKKKLVVFPLKMKWMMTFLSALPAPILNLIMFKKAKWMKQE, encoded by the coding sequence ATGAATATTTTTATTGCTGGCGGTACTTCCGGAATTGGTTATTCTTTAGCTGAATATTACCTGTCAAAAGGATACCGTGTAGGGGTTTGTGGAAGAGATTTGAACAAAATTTCTAAAAGTAACTCCCATGATTTAATTCGTTATGAAGCAGATGTTTGTGTAAAGTCTTCAGTAGAAAAAGCAGTACTTACTTTTCTGGATAAAAATGAAAATCTTGATATTTTTATTAATTGTGCAGGAAGTTATGCGGAAGATGTAGCAGGAGAAATTTCTTATGAAGAAGCCACTCAAATGCTTAAAACTAATATTTTAGGGACCATCAATTGTTTTGAAATTGCAAGGGAACTTATGGTGCATCAAAAACTGGGTCGTATTGCAGTTATTGCTTCCGTTTCTGGTATTTTGGATTATGAAAATTCTAGTTTGTATACCAAAACAAAACGTGCAATAATTCAAATTTCAGATGCTTATCATAGAGCCTTGAAACCTTTTGGTATTTCGGTGACTACTGTTGCTCCGGGCTATATTGATACCTTAAAATTAAGAGCATTAAACAACAATGATTTAAGTAAAAAACCTTTTTTAGTACCGCTTGATGTGGCTACAAAAAAAATTATGGAAGCTATTGACGCTAAAAAAAAGTTAGTTGTTTTTCCTCTAAAAATGAAATGGATGATGACCTTCTTATCCGCACTCCCTGCTCCTATTCTTAATCTTATTATGTTTAAAAAAGCCAAATGGATGAAACAAGAATAG
- a CDS encoding patatin-like phospholipase family protein, whose protein sequence is MNNKFNTAFILSGGGTRIMIYLGMFAALEQLGIKPDVLIGTCGGAFAATVINTFPDNESRKAYLKSQEYFQFAIKNRLTKDKKLSRIGLLSLKKICDKRNAPFIEDVFNTYLAEISQDFPKDFPLLAATEFSKQIPTLIIGSEILFDPKAIGKERKQQKLYQKVIFTDADTASRINLENTSISSENYRNSAVEKLAKLKTGISMLVSTRVSISDMFYVAPVCLDGKYFAGGAIDLIPIELAKYIANSVIIEEKQSYSPVEESLVRAVLGYSGNKRLEEIQKHAPNYQIDTRNIKKELKGHYLKKTINWKKLEICFDYPKTYAQFRDDMDMQWNYGFEQTMKSIQGKKQTE, encoded by the coding sequence ATGAATAACAAATTCAATACTGCTTTTATACTTTCGGGAGGTGGAACAAGGATAATGATTTACCTTGGGATGTTTGCTGCTTTAGAACAATTAGGTATAAAGCCCGATGTACTTATTGGCACCTGTGGTGGTGCTTTTGCGGCAACGGTTATTAACACATTTCCTGATAATGAATCCCGTAAAGCATATTTAAAATCTCAAGAATATTTTCAATTTGCAATTAAAAATCGACTTACTAAAGATAAAAAACTTTCACGAATAGGGCTTTTATCCTTAAAGAAAATATGTGATAAAAGAAACGCACCCTTTATTGAAGATGTGTTCAATACATACTTAGCAGAAATTTCTCAAGATTTTCCTAAAGATTTTCCTTTATTAGCAGCTACAGAGTTCTCAAAACAAATACCAACACTTATTATAGGATCCGAAATTCTTTTTGATCCTAAGGCAATTGGTAAAGAAAGAAAACAACAGAAATTATATCAGAAAGTTATTTTTACTGATGCTGATACGGCGAGTAGAATTAATCTTGAAAATACATCGATTTCATCTGAAAATTATAGAAATAGTGCGGTAGAGAAGTTAGCGAAGCTTAAAACTGGCATTTCAATGTTAGTCAGTACAAGAGTTTCTATTTCAGATATGTTTTATGTAGCCCCTGTTTGTTTGGACGGTAAATATTTTGCAGGTGGCGCTATCGATCTAATCCCGATTGAATTGGCAAAATATATTGCTAATTCAGTAATTATTGAAGAAAAACAGTCTTATAGCCCTGTAGAAGAATCTTTAGTCCGTGCGGTGCTTGGGTATAGTGGGAATAAGAGATTGGAAGAAATTCAGAAACATGCTCCTAATTACCAAATTGATACCAGAAACATAAAAAAGGAACTAAAAGGACATTATCTAAAGAAAACGATAAATTGGAAAAAACTTGAAATTTGTTTCGATTACCCTAAAACCTATGCGCAATTTAGAGATGATATGGATATGCAATGGAACTATGGATTTGAACAGACGATGAAAAGTATTCAAGGAAAAAAACAAACTGAATAA
- a CDS encoding phosphatidate cytidylyltransferase — protein sequence MKLKTDNLEHKYADVPLRVKTWVYIILVFVLAISHPLAMKIFISYIGFQVFLEFLRMFQIKINLIIASLGIGITQFLLLFFLNFENYFLYALGISLLVIMLFLIRNSSLKQLSGIVLGLVIALFVFPHLVFLREGILGVKALVFLVVVTELNDVFQYVMGKSFGKRKIMPKISPNKTWAGVVGGVFLTLILSAILGYFLLPSPLVVNIVLGLILGISGFFGDIFMSLLKRRTNVKDTGQLLPGHGGLLDRMDSLIFNLPIFFWVFTVWLKTNL from the coding sequence ATGAAGCTTAAAACTGATAATTTAGAACATAAATACGCAGACGTTCCGCTTAGGGTAAAAACTTGGGTTTATATTATTCTTGTATTTGTACTTGCCATCTCTCATCCCCTAGCTATGAAAATTTTTATTTCATATATTGGATTTCAAGTTTTTTTAGAATTCTTAAGAATGTTTCAAATTAAGATCAATTTAATTATTGCTTCCCTAGGTATTGGTATTACTCAATTTCTTTTATTATTTTTTCTAAATTTCGAGAACTACTTTCTGTATGCTTTGGGGATTTCCCTCCTTGTTATTATGCTTTTCTTGATTAGAAATAGTTCGTTGAAACAACTATCTGGAATTGTTCTGGGGTTGGTCATAGCCCTTTTTGTTTTTCCTCATTTGGTGTTTCTTAGAGAAGGAATCTTGGGGGTAAAAGCGCTGGTTTTTTTGGTTGTAGTTACTGAGTTGAATGATGTATTCCAGTATGTAATGGGTAAATCTTTTGGTAAACGTAAAATAATGCCAAAAATTAGTCCGAATAAAACATGGGCAGGGGTTGTTGGAGGTGTATTCCTTACCCTAATTTTGAGTGCTATTTTAGGCTATTTTTTATTGCCATCACCGCTTGTTGTTAATATAGTTTTAGGCCTAATTTTAGGAATTTCTGGTTTTTTTGGTGATATTTTTATGTCTTTACTTAAAAGAAGAACAAACGTAAAAGATACAGGGCAGCTTCTTCCGGGGCATGGAGGATTATTGGATAGAATGGATAGTCTCATTTTTAATTTACCAATTTTCTTTTGGGTATTTACTGTATGGTTAAAAACTAACCTATGA
- a CDS encoding CDP-alcohol phosphatidyltransferase family protein, with the protein MISIYKLKPKFQQILNPILLFLHKHKVTANQITVGSILLSVLIAVLFWNSDANNWFFLSLPIGLLLRMAFNALDGMMARKFDQMSALGEVLNELGDIISDVIIFFPLLKFQPESLYVVIVFIVFSVINEFAGLLGKAIGKERRYDGPMGKSDRAFLLAVYGLIQFFGVNISGFSNFIFGAVILLLVLSTFIRLKKALNEA; encoded by the coding sequence ATGATTTCGATCTATAAATTGAAACCCAAATTTCAGCAAATTCTAAATCCGATTTTGCTTTTTTTGCACAAACATAAGGTAACGGCAAATCAAATTACGGTAGGCTCCATTCTATTATCTGTTCTTATTGCAGTGCTGTTTTGGAATTCTGACGCTAATAATTGGTTTTTTTTAAGCTTACCAATTGGACTTTTATTGAGAATGGCCTTTAATGCCTTAGATGGCATGATGGCAAGAAAATTTGACCAAATGAGTGCTTTGGGTGAGGTTTTAAACGAATTGGGAGATATAATTTCTGACGTCATTATTTTTTTTCCGTTATTAAAATTTCAACCAGAGAGCTTGTATGTAGTAATTGTGTTTATAGTCTTTAGTGTAATTAATGAGTTTGCAGGACTATTAGGAAAAGCAATTGGAAAAGAACGCCGCTATGATGGTCCAATGGGAAAAAGTGATCGTGCTTTTCTACTTGCCGTTTATGGCCTTATTCAATTTTTTGGAGTAAACATTTCTGGTTTTTCTAATTTCATTTTTGGAGCAGTTATTTTATTACTCGTTCTTAGCACTTTTATACGTCTTAAGAAAGCATTAAATGAAGCTTAA
- a CDS encoding flavohemoglobin expression-modulating QEGLA motif protein encodes MDTKQQKQVIKDNQELFDIDNNLDRLAKKIELLSYLNPLNSEKEKQRFFASKYTEDPILKYPKVKFHPYKLHRMFFSQRLERIEDQRVQKLYQDIIYYYSNMVQCIQTIGEPKKFYYNSLRLYGTPTEKDVQNAQFILHHSNEAERADMEKIYSPDDAKSYFEEFSKLYDFPLNIKLSTAIAADAMVSNSTQTLLIKKNTKFSKNQLLTLANHEIGVHLVTTYNGIEQPLKIFSNGFPRNVETQEGLAVFSEYMSGALTLNRLKTLAYRVLASESLIKGYSFSDTFDLIHGTYKLNRNDAFSITMRVHRGGGFTKDRLYLSGLKKIYKRYQKGEAMDNLLTGKVTMDYEADIVNLQELGLANPITHKNIAFMENKNENKTLDFILNNLK; translated from the coding sequence ATGGATACAAAACAACAAAAACAAGTAATAAAAGATAATCAAGAGTTATTTGATATTGACAACAATCTTGATCGGCTTGCGAAAAAAATTGAATTGTTAAGCTATTTAAACCCTTTAAATAGTGAGAAAGAAAAGCAACGTTTTTTTGCTTCAAAATATACTGAAGATCCAATTCTAAAATATCCTAAAGTAAAATTCCATCCTTATAAATTACACCGAATGTTCTTTTCGCAACGTTTGGAGCGTATTGAAGATCAAAGGGTCCAAAAACTTTATCAGGATATTATTTACTATTACTCTAACATGGTGCAATGCATACAGACCATAGGGGAGCCAAAGAAATTTTACTATAATTCATTACGACTTTACGGAACGCCTACAGAGAAAGATGTGCAAAATGCGCAATTTATTTTACACCACTCTAATGAAGCAGAAAGAGCTGATATGGAAAAAATATATTCTCCTGATGATGCTAAATCCTATTTTGAAGAATTTTCTAAGCTTTATGATTTCCCTTTAAATATAAAATTATCTACAGCCATAGCTGCAGATGCTATGGTAAGTAATAGCACACAAACATTATTGATAAAGAAGAATACAAAGTTCAGTAAAAATCAATTACTAACACTGGCCAACCATGAAATTGGAGTGCATTTAGTCACCACATATAACGGAATTGAACAACCATTAAAAATTTTTTCTAACGGATTTCCTCGTAATGTAGAAACCCAAGAGGGCCTTGCTGTTTTTAGTGAGTACATGAGCGGAGCTCTAACTTTAAACCGACTTAAAACATTAGCATACAGAGTTTTAGCTAGCGAAAGTTTAATTAAAGGTTATAGCTTTTCTGATACCTTTGATTTGATACATGGCACTTATAAACTAAATAGAAACGATGCTTTCAGCATTACCATGCGGGTGCACCGAGGTGGCGGTTTCACCAAAGACAGGCTATACTTAAGCGGCTTAAAAAAAATTTACAAACGCTACCAAAAGGGAGAGGCAATGGATAATTTATTAACCGGAAAAGTGACTATGGACTATGAAGCTGATATTGTAAATCTTCAAGAGTTAGGACTTGCTAACCCTATTACTCATAAGAATATAGCTTTTATGGAAAACAAAAATGAGAATAAAACACTAGATTTTATTCTCAATAATTTGAAGTAA
- a CDS encoding DUF4139 domain-containing protein: MKHVVLFLIFCPMLIFGTDKVPSKIKSVTVYLNSAEISRTSNFQLAAGTTELIFNGLSPKIDESSIQISGLKGASILSISYDINYLDKMISSEATTSLIASKKTITLEIALLKNLIIGLEEEEKVINSNRAINANQQSLDLEAVKQISTYYRKRITEIKNEIYITNVKINVLSEDLQSIEKQYIELNNVPDEPKGEIVIKLESPIATQLNLELKYKVSDAGWIPNYDLKSNKINDPIHLTYKAHVYQKTGENWENVLVTLSTGNPNSFSVKPELTTDYLNFGSRKSYDSQFKKHKYSFNPTVKKVIGIVTDASGQALPGCNVMIKGTNIGTQTDFDGHYILAIEAGQELVFSYLGFQTIEIPIYSSVMNARLQEDSSALEEIVVVGYGSQNKELGSALSGRVAGVSIRGVSSVTEASQPLYIIDGVPMDTFEEGDLDANEIQNIEVLKDASAASVYGARATNGVIRITTKKSNTEDNVTSTKFVIKSPYSIASDGDVTAIEINTFLLEAVYEFYAAPIVNENVFLTAKFKDWEKLNLLPGEANIYFNGGYAGKTTIDPYAVNKEMTVSLGVDAGIVVTRKQDKNFKSKSFTGSNRIVDRTYNLEVKNNKSETIKLVLMDRIPISENKEIKIEDIIVNTAAYDEEKGLLTWELEVAPKQESKHHFSFQVKYPKGRSISL, translated from the coding sequence ATGAAACATGTAGTATTATTTCTAATTTTCTGTCCTATGCTCATTTTTGGAACAGATAAAGTACCTTCTAAAATAAAATCGGTTACTGTTTATTTAAACAGTGCAGAAATCTCTAGAACTTCAAATTTTCAATTAGCAGCAGGGACCACAGAACTCATTTTTAATGGGCTATCTCCAAAAATAGATGAAAGCAGTATTCAAATTTCGGGACTAAAAGGAGCTTCTATTTTATCTATTTCGTATGATATAAATTATTTAGATAAAATGATTTCGAGTGAAGCAACCACTTCTTTAATAGCTTCAAAAAAAACTATTACATTAGAGATTGCCTTACTGAAAAATCTTATCATTGGATTGGAAGAAGAAGAGAAAGTAATAAATAGTAATCGAGCTATAAATGCTAATCAGCAATCCTTAGACTTAGAAGCCGTAAAGCAGATAAGTACATACTATAGAAAGCGTATTACAGAGATTAAGAATGAAATTTATATAACTAATGTTAAGATTAATGTGTTAAGTGAGGACTTACAAAGTATTGAAAAACAGTATATTGAGTTAAATAATGTTCCCGATGAGCCTAAAGGAGAAATTGTTATAAAATTAGAGAGCCCAATAGCAACACAGTTAAATTTAGAATTAAAATATAAGGTCTCTGATGCAGGATGGATACCAAATTATGATCTTAAATCAAACAAAATTAATGATCCTATACACTTAACTTATAAAGCACATGTATACCAAAAGACCGGAGAAAATTGGGAAAATGTACTTGTGACTCTTTCTACAGGAAACCCTAATAGCTTTTCAGTAAAGCCTGAATTGACTACGGATTATTTAAATTTTGGCTCTCGTAAAAGTTATGATTCACAATTTAAAAAGCATAAATATTCCTTTAATCCAACGGTAAAAAAGGTCATAGGTATAGTGACAGATGCTTCAGGGCAAGCATTACCAGGTTGTAACGTTATGATTAAAGGAACAAACATTGGAACGCAAACAGATTTTGATGGACACTATATACTTGCTATAGAAGCAGGGCAAGAATTGGTGTTTTCGTATCTAGGCTTCCAGACCATTGAAATCCCTATTTATTCTTCAGTGATGAATGCACGTCTACAAGAAGATTCCTCAGCGTTAGAAGAAATAGTTGTTGTTGGGTATGGCTCTCAGAATAAGGAGCTGGGTAGCGCTCTTAGTGGTCGCGTTGCGGGAGTTAGCATTAGAGGGGTTTCTAGTGTTACAGAAGCATCGCAACCCTTATATATCATAGATGGGGTGCCTATGGATACTTTTGAAGAAGGAGACTTAGACGCAAATGAAATACAAAACATAGAAGTTTTAAAAGATGCCTCTGCAGCTTCAGTTTATGGTGCCAGAGCCACAAATGGAGTTATACGTATCACTACCAAAAAAAGCAATACTGAAGATAATGTAACCAGTACCAAATTTGTCATCAAAAGCCCCTATTCTATTGCGAGTGATGGCGATGTAACTGCTATAGAAATTAACACATTTCTGTTAGAGGCAGTATATGAGTTTTATGCTGCTCCTATAGTAAATGAAAATGTTTTTTTAACGGCTAAGTTTAAGGATTGGGAAAAACTTAATTTATTACCAGGAGAAGCTAATATTTACTTTAATGGGGGTTATGCGGGTAAAACTACAATAGATCCGTATGCGGTAAACAAAGAGATGACGGTATCATTAGGGGTAGATGCGGGTATTGTTGTGACGCGAAAACAAGATAAAAATTTTAAGAGCAAATCATTTACAGGTAGTAATAGAATTGTAGATAGAACTTATAATTTAGAAGTGAAAAATAATAAATCCGAAACTATAAAATTAGTTTTAATGGATCGTATTCCAATCTCTGAAAATAAAGAAATCAAAATAGAAGATATTATCGTTAATACTGCGGCTTATGATGAAGAAAAAGGCTTGCTTACTTGGGAATTAGAGGTAGCACCTAAGCAAGAAAGCAAGCACCATTTTTCGTTTCAAGTAAAATACCCAAAAGGGCGTAGTATAAGTTTGTAA
- a CDS encoding thiol-disulfide oxidoreductase DCC family protein, translating into MQVNNLHKIILFDGVCNLCNSSVQLIIKNDKKDEYRFASLQSEAGQKLAKERHIDTAIVDSIILIIPGVAYYTKSTAALCIGKSFGGLWTLLSIFEWIPEKSRDLVYDYIAKNRYKWYGKQEACMIPTAELKAKFLD; encoded by the coding sequence ATGCAGGTAAATAATTTACATAAAATTATTCTTTTTGATGGCGTTTGTAATTTATGTAACTCTTCGGTACAATTAATTATTAAGAACGATAAAAAAGATGAATATAGGTTTGCCTCTTTGCAAAGTGAGGCGGGTCAAAAGCTAGCAAAGGAAAGGCATATTGATACCGCTATAGTGGACTCTATCATTTTAATAATACCTGGAGTAGCGTATTATACAAAATCTACAGCGGCTTTATGTATTGGTAAATCTTTTGGAGGTTTATGGACTTTATTATCCATATTTGAATGGATTCCAGAGAAAAGTAGAGATCTTGTCTATGATTACATTGCAAAAAACCGCTATAAATGGTATGGAAAACAAGAGGCTTGTATGATTCCCACGGCCGAATTAAAAGCTAAATTTCTAGATTAG
- a CDS encoding tetratricopeptide repeat protein has protein sequence MKVFIMVFVTFCFAFSYGQLERKVDSLEKALKDKKSLTGKVETLEMLYVVLRYNNPETSLRYSLQAYEIARTLEDKKKQLNAVYQSAISYRALNQLGAAVSYHKTAMKLSKELKEEVFYAKSLLELADIKRLDAKKKEALEMFNEAKVIFENNDEKELVSVCLGNIASVYLSNGQFKLSQQLYMQALNNIDSLHTDPLTKADIVARLGEIQYNTENYEASIPYYYQALEVYIAVGDNIWQSNMYLQIGTSLAALQDYDKALKYFFKSLEIAKNFGLISNEAMVYTNIGSTYREMKNLEASEAYLEESLHFHKKEGLAYNHIAVLLELGRLYMDLNNPEKALSFLDEAIDRSTPSMRLDYLMEGYKLRSAAYDILNSPQMALRDLKAHQIFKDSIFNHTKMQQIEELKTIYETENKQTLLALNKEEIENLQHKSKVDTLTKSLYAGGMLSGLSLSILLFFIFRQRLKKNKSNQRKLDELYKKEIKYKQKELASLTVHLAHKNTFTQDLMEDLKELKDNPEKFKLQFRRILLLLKKQNSDDKDWELFKAYFADVHNDFDNKLRAIYADITEKEIRLAAFLRMNLSTKEIAAIFNVLPDSILKSKYRLKKKLNLNKDMDLGSFLNSL, from the coding sequence ATGAAAGTTTTTATAATGGTATTCGTCACTTTCTGCTTTGCTTTTTCTTATGGGCAATTAGAGCGAAAAGTAGATAGTTTAGAAAAAGCCTTGAAAGATAAAAAAAGTCTTACAGGTAAAGTAGAAACACTTGAAATGTTGTATGTAGTTTTACGCTACAATAACCCTGAAACCTCCTTGAGGTATTCTTTGCAAGCCTATGAAATTGCGCGTACCCTGGAGGATAAAAAAAAGCAGCTTAATGCGGTATATCAATCTGCTATTAGTTATCGGGCATTAAACCAATTGGGTGCTGCTGTATCGTATCATAAAACAGCCATGAAACTTTCTAAAGAACTGAAGGAAGAGGTTTTTTACGCAAAAAGCTTATTGGAATTGGCAGATATTAAACGCTTAGACGCTAAAAAAAAGGAAGCTTTAGAAATGTTTAATGAGGCAAAAGTTATTTTTGAAAACAATGATGAAAAAGAGTTGGTTTCTGTTTGTTTGGGTAATATAGCTAGTGTGTATCTGAGTAATGGGCAGTTTAAATTATCTCAGCAATTGTATATGCAAGCATTGAATAACATAGACTCCTTACATACAGATCCGCTTACGAAGGCAGATATTGTAGCAAGATTGGGAGAGATACAATACAACACAGAAAATTATGAAGCATCTATACCGTATTACTATCAAGCTTTAGAAGTATATATAGCGGTAGGTGATAATATCTGGCAATCTAATATGTACCTTCAAATCGGCACCTCGTTGGCGGCATTGCAGGACTATGATAAGGCTTTAAAGTATTTTTTTAAGAGCCTAGAAATAGCTAAGAATTTCGGGCTCATATCAAATGAAGCTATGGTGTATACCAATATTGGTTCAACCTACAGAGAAATGAAGAATTTGGAGGCTTCTGAAGCTTATTTAGAAGAGAGTTTACATTTTCATAAAAAAGAAGGACTTGCTTATAATCATATTGCCGTGCTTTTAGAATTAGGGCGGTTATATATGGATTTAAATAATCCTGAAAAAGCTCTAAGTTTTTTGGATGAGGCCATTGACAGATCTACACCCTCCATGCGTTTAGATTATTTAATGGAAGGATATAAATTGAGGTCTGCCGCTTACGATATTTTAAATAGTCCGCAAATGGCATTACGCGATTTAAAAGCACACCAAATATTTAAAGACAGTATTTTTAATCATACAAAAATGCAGCAAATAGAAGAATTAAAAACAATCTATGAGACTGAAAACAAACAAACATTACTTGCTTTAAATAAGGAAGAAATTGAAAATTTACAGCATAAATCTAAAGTAGATACCTTAACCAAGAGTCTTTATGCTGGAGGTATGCTTTCTGGCTTGTCATTGTCTATACTCCTATTTTTTATTTTCAGACAACGCCTAAAAAAGAACAAGTCTAATCAAAGGAAATTAGATGAACTTTATAAAAAAGAGATTAAATATAAACAAAAAGAATTGGCAAGCTTAACGGTACATTTAGCACACAAAAACACATTCACCCAAGATTTAATGGAAGATTTAAAGGAATTGAAAGATAATCCCGAAAAATTTAAATTGCAGTTTAGAAGAATTCTTTTGTTGTTAAAAAAGCAGAATTCTGATGATAAGGATTGGGAGTTATTTAAAGCTTACTTTGCAGATGTGCATAATGATTTTGATAACAAACTAAGGGCTATTTATGCTGATATTACGGAAAAGGAAATAAGACTAGCGGCTTTTTTAAGAATGAATTTGTCTACAAAAGAAATAGCAGCAATATTTAATGTGCTTCCAGATAGTATACTGAAGTCTAAATACCGATTGAAAAAGAAGCTAAATTTAAATAAAGATATGGATTTAGGGAGTTTTTTAAACTCTTTATAA
- a CDS encoding thiol-activated cytolysin family protein encodes MIVLKQVKLRHYLLLIIAALLSIVSCNKEEDPKVIDELETLDSFKSVIAIGNEPVSPTEEETEVEYIENQERIINAESGEEEIWKCITTTYDLKTGTGNGSGGFPLFNPSASVIYPGSLLQGKSLKNATPDVIPVKRAGGTVSYNLNNGNINSAINVAIVSKSSIQNAMNEIIAASPNAIPANFSFEYTQVQSREALAVSLGLDIKTAFTKIGGNLDFKNEDKKSRVLVKLKQSFYTMSIDLPTSLDALFDPSVTPEGLAKFVQEDNPATYISDVTYGRVYYMLIETNSSYQELKIAINGSFGAVVASGKFNLEVDALRDLKEVKINVTAFGGEAKSTIKTIGANLNELVGLLAESAKIETGLPISYVVRSVNTSEIVGVQLATTYSTTSCDLVKNVDAPIQTKHWHGNKDLEEGGVGAAFERASGEYILINTTGDKFMRSYNGELDGPFPVTTLFKGEYPFFTGDKSNATFDGIGAIVNVRKNAQEISINNQAQFLAISKNGLQYKYVNGDTWEDFTTVSDLSIEKLSKGTNPFNTGGIGAILNVYYELENEKEDKYKSSMHIFNQQGTEYSLYWSGSSYANTGTNFNIAYDIKPAEGNASSAPKEYNSLPFNTVGASFSFYTSGVRYFVIFDKSGKSYAITDAKDTYSYSQAYHLN; translated from the coding sequence ATGATTGTATTAAAACAAGTTAAATTAAGGCACTATCTATTGCTTATTATAGCAGCCTTGCTAAGTATCGTTTCCTGTAATAAAGAAGAGGATCCAAAAGTAATTGATGAACTAGAAACTTTAGACAGTTTTAAAAGTGTCATCGCCATAGGCAATGAACCTGTCTCCCCGACAGAAGAAGAAACAGAAGTTGAATATATTGAAAATCAGGAACGAATTATCAACGCAGAGAGCGGGGAAGAAGAAATTTGGAAGTGCATCACTACTACTTATGATCTTAAAACAGGAACAGGTAACGGCAGTGGTGGGTTTCCTTTGTTTAATCCTAGTGCTTCTGTAATTTACCCCGGCAGCTTATTACAAGGAAAATCTTTAAAAAATGCGACACCAGATGTTATCCCTGTAAAACGCGCTGGAGGAACCGTATCTTACAATTTAAATAATGGCAATATCAATAGTGCTATTAATGTAGCTATTGTCTCTAAAAGTAGTATTCAAAATGCTATGAACGAAATTATAGCAGCATCTCCTAACGCAATACCAGCCAATTTTTCTTTTGAATACACCCAAGTACAAAGCAGAGAAGCGCTAGCGGTAAGTCTAGGCTTAGACATTAAAACTGCCTTTACAAAAATTGGTGGAAATTTAGATTTTAAAAATGAAGATAAAAAGAGTCGAGTTTTAGTGAAGCTGAAACAAAGTTTCTATACCATGTCTATTGACTTACCTACAAGTTTAGATGCGTTGTTTGACCCTTCGGTAACTCCTGAAGGTTTAGCGAAATTTGTTCAAGAAGACAATCCTGCAACCTATATAAGTGATGTTACTTATGGCCGAGTATATTACATGCTAATAGAAACTAATTCTTCATACCAAGAACTAAAAATAGCTATAAATGGTAGTTTTGGCGCTGTGGTTGCTTCAGGGAAATTTAATCTAGAAGTGGATGCATTAAGAGACTTAAAAGAAGTTAAAATTAATGTAACTGCTTTTGGTGGAGAAGCTAAATCTACGATCAAAACCATAGGCGCTAATTTAAATGAATTGGTTGGTTTATTAGCAGAAAGTGCAAAAATAGAAACAGGCTTACCTATTAGCTATGTGGTACGAAGTGTAAATACATCAGAAATTGTAGGAGTACAACTTGCAACAACATATAGTACTACGTCTTGTGATCTTGTAAAAAATGTAGATGCTCCCATTCAAACAAAGCATTGGCACGGCAATAAAGATCTTGAAGAAGGTGGAGTAGGAGCTGCTTTTGAACGCGCCTCAGGTGAGTATATTTTAATTAATACGACTGGTGATAAATTTATGAGAAGTTATAATGGCGAATTAGACGGGCCATTTCCTGTAACCACCCTATTTAAAGGAGAATATCCATTTTTTACGGGTGATAAGAGTAATGCTACTTTTGACGGTATTGGTGCCATTGTAAATGTTAGAAAAAATGCCCAAGAAATTAGTATTAACAACCAAGCTCAATTTCTTGCTATTTCAAAAAATGGACTCCAATATAAATATGTGAATGGAGATACTTGGGAAGATTTCACCACGGTGAGCGACCTTTCTATTGAAAAACTAAGTAAGGGCACTAATCCATTTAATACCGGAGGAATAGGCGCTATACTAAATGTGTATTATGAACTGGAAAATGAAAAAGAGGACAAATACAAAAGCTCTATGCATATTTTTAATCAACAGGGCACAGAATATTCATTGTATTGGTCGGGAAGCTCTTATGCAAATACGGGTACTAACTTTAATATAGCATATGATATAAAACCAGCCGAAGGCAACGCGTCTTCTGCACCCAAAGAATACAACAGCCTACCTTTTAATACGGTTGGGGCTTCCTTTAGTTTCTATACTAGTGGTGTTAGGTATTTTGTAATTTTTGACAAATCAGGAAAAAGTTATGCCATAACAGATGCCAAGGACACGTATTCTTATTCTCAAGCATACCATCTTAACTAA